The Neorhodopirellula lusitana genome contains a region encoding:
- a CDS encoding cofactor-independent phosphoglycerate mutase, whose protein sequence is MKYVIIIPDGCADEPLDSLQGKTPLQAAKLPAMDAIAAAGCVGVTDNTPADFPAGSEVANLCLLGYDPNEFFTGRAPLEAAATGIQLGPYDCAVRCNLVTVEDQIMIDFTADHISTEDSTAMLGELNAQLLRCDDPPIDPEVASRLEFVPGVSYRNLLIYRGDEAHPSPFTPTTRSSAPHDLTDLTVAEDFPRGPGSDILVALMSASEEVLAAHPINVARQKAGKKTATHVWLWGSGGAPGLPTFDERYGLKGVMITAVDLLRGIGALAGWPRIEVEGATGYLDTNYAGKGEAAIKALAEYDIVCVHVEAPDEASHEGRADAKIEALEQIDRHVVGPLWDAVKNDSSARILVLPDHPTFCRTKKHTHGPVPLTIAGAGIPADSASTYDEISAAQTGLVFDPGWTMMDRFIYPDFQA, encoded by the coding sequence ATGAAATACGTCATCATTATTCCTGACGGCTGTGCCGATGAGCCGCTTGATTCTCTTCAGGGCAAAACGCCACTCCAGGCCGCTAAATTGCCCGCCATGGACGCGATCGCCGCGGCTGGATGCGTGGGTGTCACCGATAACACGCCCGCCGACTTCCCGGCCGGAAGCGAGGTCGCCAACCTGTGTTTGTTGGGGTACGACCCGAATGAGTTTTTCACCGGTCGGGCTCCCCTGGAAGCGGCTGCGACGGGAATTCAGCTGGGACCTTACGACTGCGCCGTTCGCTGTAATTTGGTGACGGTCGAAGACCAGATCATGATCGACTTCACCGCTGACCACATCAGCACCGAAGATTCCACCGCCATGCTCGGCGAGCTGAATGCTCAGTTGCTGCGATGCGACGATCCGCCGATTGATCCTGAGGTCGCTTCGCGGCTGGAGTTTGTGCCCGGTGTCAGTTACCGGAACCTGTTGATTTACCGCGGTGATGAAGCTCACCCGTCACCGTTCACACCGACGACTCGCTCATCGGCGCCGCACGATTTGACTGATTTAACGGTCGCCGAAGATTTCCCCCGCGGGCCGGGAAGCGACATTCTGGTCGCCTTAATGAGTGCGTCGGAAGAGGTGTTGGCAGCGCATCCAATCAATGTTGCTCGACAAAAAGCGGGCAAAAAGACCGCCACCCATGTTTGGCTGTGGGGCAGCGGTGGGGCACCAGGGTTGCCGACGTTCGACGAGCGGTATGGGCTGAAAGGCGTCATGATCACGGCTGTCGATTTGTTGCGAGGCATCGGAGCTTTGGCGGGTTGGCCGCGAATCGAAGTTGAAGGCGCGACCGGATATCTGGATACGAATTACGCCGGCAAGGGTGAAGCGGCGATCAAGGCGTTGGCCGAATACGACATCGTTTGCGTACACGTGGAGGCACCCGATGAAGCGTCTCACGAAGGCCGAGCGGATGCCAAAATCGAGGCTCTTGAACAGATTGACCGCCACGTTGTGGGCCCACTATGGGATGCCGTTAAGAATGATTCTTCGGCGAGAATCCTGGTTCTGCCCGATCATCCGACTTTCTGCCGAACGAAGAAGCACACCCATGGCCCTGTGCCGTTGACGATTGCTGGAGCTGGAATTCCGGCGGATTCCGCGTCGACCTATGACGAAATTTCGGCCGCGCAAACAGGTCTGGTATTTGATCCGGGTTGGACGATGATGGATCGCTTCATTTACCCCGATTTCCAAGCTTAA
- a CDS encoding aspartate kinase, whose protein sequence is MSLIVQKFGGTSVADTEKIRAAARRAIRAQKQGHRVVMVVSAMGKQTDVLLKLAAGVCERPPAREMDMLLSTGEQTSVALVAMAIHDLGSKAVSLTGGQIGMKTDNSFSKARIRSIDTRRIERLLEEGNIVVAAGFQGIDDDLNITTLGRGGSDTTAVALAAVLGADACEINTDVDGVYTTDPRLLPEARRVDVISYDEMLELASLGAGVMHSRSIEFAKKFSVPIHVRSSFGDRDGTMIVAQAESESAAVSGAALTKDEARVTVLGVPDVPGMSRTIFNAIAAQKIAVDMVVQNVGAEGKADVSFTVAGDELDQTLRAVESIVDSIDASGVTHDAEVSKVSVVGLGMADQKAVAAKMFRALADAGVNIQMITTSEIKISALVPREQSAAALRAVHEGFTLDQRPADAKTWKEIKAEAAVEADVHDVVSRLQNDALEALTLTDIAFVGGQARVTLDGVLDQVGIAADVFEEIGQAGIFIDMIVQGFDGEDGRTSVSFTTDEANLEASIKVAEQICEKHAMRGVRGSAGITKLSVSGIGLRSHTQVGTVLFDQLAEAKINVEMIATSELQVNVVIDSAQADTATRRLKAAFADALN, encoded by the coding sequence ATGTCTCTGATTGTTCAAAAATTTGGTGGCACCTCAGTCGCCGACACTGAAAAAATCCGCGCTGCCGCTCGTCGTGCCATTCGGGCACAAAAACAAGGGCACCGTGTTGTCATGGTCGTCAGCGCGATGGGCAAGCAAACCGACGTGCTGCTGAAGCTAGCGGCGGGCGTTTGCGAACGACCGCCCGCTCGCGAGATGGACATGTTGTTGAGCACCGGAGAGCAAACCAGCGTGGCTCTGGTCGCAATGGCGATCCACGATCTAGGGTCGAAGGCTGTCAGCCTGACCGGTGGCCAGATTGGGATGAAAACGGACAACAGCTTCTCCAAAGCTCGCATCCGGTCGATCGATACCCGCCGCATCGAAAGGCTGCTCGAAGAAGGCAACATTGTCGTGGCTGCCGGATTCCAGGGCATTGATGACGATCTGAATATCACCACGTTGGGTCGCGGCGGTTCCGATACCACCGCCGTTGCACTGGCGGCTGTGTTGGGTGCCGATGCGTGCGAGATCAATACCGACGTCGATGGGGTTTACACCACCGATCCGCGACTCCTTCCCGAGGCTCGCCGTGTCGATGTGATTAGCTACGACGAGATGCTTGAATTGGCTTCGCTGGGAGCGGGCGTGATGCACTCGCGGTCGATTGAATTCGCCAAGAAGTTCTCCGTTCCGATCCACGTGCGCAGCAGTTTCGGCGACCGTGACGGGACCATGATTGTTGCTCAGGCGGAATCCGAAAGTGCTGCCGTCAGTGGTGCCGCCCTGACCAAGGACGAGGCTCGCGTGACCGTCCTCGGCGTGCCGGATGTGCCAGGCATGAGCCGCACGATTTTCAATGCCATCGCGGCCCAGAAAATTGCGGTCGACATGGTTGTGCAAAATGTCGGTGCCGAAGGCAAAGCGGATGTGTCCTTCACCGTCGCTGGCGACGAACTTGATCAAACACTGCGTGCGGTGGAGTCGATTGTGGATTCCATCGATGCCAGTGGCGTCACGCACGACGCGGAAGTTTCCAAGGTGAGTGTCGTTGGTTTAGGAATGGCCGACCAGAAAGCCGTGGCCGCCAAAATGTTCCGTGCACTGGCCGATGCCGGCGTGAACATTCAGATGATCACCACCAGTGAAATCAAAATTTCGGCGTTGGTGCCACGTGAGCAATCCGCCGCTGCACTTCGTGCCGTGCATGAGGGATTCACGCTTGATCAGCGTCCTGCAGACGCGAAAACTTGGAAAGAGATCAAAGCGGAAGCAGCGGTCGAAGCTGATGTTCACGACGTCGTGTCGCGTTTGCAAAATGATGCATTGGAAGCTTTAACACTGACGGATATTGCGTTTGTCGGCGGTCAGGCTCGTGTCACGCTTGATGGCGTACTGGATCAAGTTGGGATCGCGGCCGATGTGTTTGAAGAGATTGGTCAAGCGGGCATCTTTATCGACATGATCGTGCAGGGATTTGACGGCGAAGACGGGCGTACCAGCGTCAGCTTTACCACGGATGAAGCGAACCTCGAAGCGAGCATCAAGGTTGCCGAACAGATCTGTGAGAAGCACGCGATGCGAGGTGTGCGTGGTTCCGCTGGAATCACTAAGCTGAGTGTCAGCGGGATTGGTTTGCGTAGTCACACGCAGGTCGGAACGGTCCTGTTTGATCAACTGGCTGAAGCCAAAATCAACGTTGAGATGATCGCGACC